From Acropora muricata isolate sample 2 chromosome 14, ASM3666990v1, whole genome shotgun sequence, one genomic window encodes:
- the LOC136897603 gene encoding cyclin-G-associated kinase-like: MAELFRSAFNYISQTGKGNSGSDFVGQYVELGNVQLRVRRVIAEGGYGFVFVAQDTSTGKEYALKRLMAGDDAANQAILNEITVLKRLRGHPNIVQFYSAASLNEKDTEHGMTEYLILTELCGGGELVKLLQERYGQPYPPDKVLKMFYQMCRAVAHMHKQNPPVIHRDLKVENLLFGNKGQIKVCDFGSATVKAVVPDDSWTALQRSLAEDEIQRNTTPMYRAPEMVDLYSNMPVTEKADIWALGCILFFLCFMEHPFEDSAKLRILNSKYTIPDSDAKYTVFHDLIKYMLQVNPADRPDIKELLTGLEAIAIAMDVDLKGRVKDDVPQTSGERTSQANPSGPPAPASSGSSTLLGVVKGANSLFSNIKDMSNKVMQSVAGYVKNDLDLSYITSRVMVMSYPADGIESTYKNNIDDVRDFLEAKYAENYLVINVSSRTYRTEKLSNRVVNCCLVGHRLPPLEKLISLCRKIHSWLKADKRHVVLIHCQDGRDASGVVVAAFFVFCKLFKNPNVAADMFSIRRCGIGHKVSLTASQERYLLYITQLINNQETKPHKYSVYIKSITIHPVPVFNKARNGSRPFIEVYHGEQRILTTVQEIEKMREYTLADGKISFPVNLTLQGDVSVVVYHARSTLGGKVQGKVTSMRVFLLQFHTGFIKPSAQKLKYSRDEVDIAKEDEGKFTGNFSVTLDISVDAEEVNSVTHTWDTLKVDKLFPQLCFSTNEEYLECQEEFVNADDRESNMVFNSKSNEVEEEDNGEILHGVESDSSDSASSNKPNADFFATIDWQEKASKSVRNGSLDSSDDDDDFENLRYGEPAAADKSASQAHDFFSERQGEGTGETGGVDLFDMKLSGDDGFSENFFTLEDTDSDGDEPVISRQSNNVDLLNLGSNFPASSNQEAGGSSQNDSYVRMVDDMGVDLLNLSPGGTKDSQNVDLFSGTENAHLKTMKRNKSADDVLSPGVLYGEEELFNPLGTHSASSSRENMSSFAAHSSESATFDPFNTTRAKSSGNTDDLFASDSQKTNSPDLFDPFSSKSSVKKPTDEFDLFGLKKGGSKSSSSDPASSPLGNGSAESFGVFGGGESTTNSEMFDPFGSKPSQTSRSTQNFQPFASNSFADRLGGKPGAASEDLFGMTTTAKSSNSIGEEQPKDKEDLFGDWGDTTAIPLQPNRASSPNLSRKANGAVPQSKSTPSDPFADFGNLKSNLPQSTSTAPKIQTPNIVPTKKPGPQSSANTSWSRSAQQPAINPSSPKAQRKPNYTPTYSTSSSSSVFGSYGQKWNAPKPVGKHEFSDILNAQGFKSATGQDTGPQTLKSLKKEKNKSDDPIKAKVEEWAEGKKGNIRALLCSLHKVLWEGEEKWEPCGMHNLVQPNQVKKWYRKAVLSVHPDKLTGRSEEALARAIFMELNDAWAIFEEEGSKPLY; encoded by the exons ATGGCTGAGTTGTTTCGCTCGGCGTTCAACTACATTAGCCAAACAGGGAAAGGTAATAGTGGAAGTGATTTTGTCGGACAGTACGTGGAACTTGGTAACGTTCAGTTAAGAGTTCGGAGAGTCATAGCCGAAG GAGGctatggttttgtttttgtggctCAGGACACATCAACAGGCAAAGAATATGCATTGAAG cgtCTGATGGCAGGAGATGATGCAGCCAATCAAGCTATCCTTAATGAAATAACTGTTCTT AAACGTCTACGTGGTCACCCAAATATTGTACAATTTTACTCGGCAGCATCCTTGAATGAGAAAGACACTGAACACGGAATGACAGAGTATCTAATCTTGACAGAGCTTTGTGGTG GGGGTGAGTTAGTCAAACTGTTGCAAGAAAGATATGGCCAGCCTTATCCTCCAGACAAGGTCCTGAAAATGTTTTATCAGATGTGCCGAGCTGTTGCTCATATGCACAAACAGAATCCACCAGTTATTCACAGGGATTTAAAG gttgaaaaccttctctttggCAACAAAGGGCAAATCAAGGTGTGCGACTTTGGAAGTGCCACTGTCAAAGCGGTTGTTCCAGATGACTCTTGGACAGCACTTCAACGAAGTCTTGCTGAAGACGAG ATTCAGAGAAATACAACTCCTATGTATCGTGCTCCAGAGATGGTGGATTTGTACAGCAACATGCCAGTTACTGAGAAAGCTGATATTTGG GCCCTtggttgtattttgttttttctttgctttatggAGCACCCATTTGAAGATTCTGCTAAACTGAGAATACTCAACTCCAAGTACACCATACCAGACAGTGACGCAAAATATACAGTTTTCCATGATTTGATCA AGTATATGCTTCAAGTGAATCCAGCAGATAGACCTGATATAAAGGAATTACTTACTGGGCTTGAAGCTATTGCTATTGCAATGGATGTCGATCTCAAGGGAAGAGTG AAAGACGATGTTCCACAAACTTCTGGAGAAAGAACTTCCCAGG CCAATCCCAGTGGCCCTCCTGCACCAGCCTCGTCTGGCAGTTCAACTTTGCTGGGTGTCGTGAAAGGCGCTAACAGTTTGTTCAGTAACATTAAGGACATGTCCAACAAAGTGATGCAATCAGTGGCAGG ATATGTTAAGAATGACTTGGACCTGTCTTACATCACATCTAGAGTCATGG TGATGTCCTACCCGGCAGATGGGATTGAATCAACATACAAGAACAATATCGATGATGTGCGAGATTTCCTGGAAGCTAAATACGCTGAAAACTATCTTGTAATAAATGTATCGTCCAGGACATACAGAACAGAAAAGCTTAGCAACAGG gtTGTGAATTGTTGTTTGGTTGGACACAGATTGCCACCTCTAGAGAAACTGATATCGCTTTGCCGGAAAATTCACTCTTGGCTAAAAGCTGACAAGAGGCATGTTGTGCTAATTCATTGCcag GATGGAAGAGATGCGTCTGGAGTTGTTGTAGCggcgttttttgttttctgcaaaTTGTTCAAAAACCCCAACGTCGCCGCGGACATGTTCAGCATTCGACGCTGTGGAATTGGGCACAAAGTTTCGCTGACTGCATCCCAAGAGCG GTATTTGTTGTACATCACGCAGTTAATTAACAACCAGGAGACGAAACCTCACAAATATTCAGTTTACATAAAATCAATCACGATTCACCCTGTTCCGGTTTTCAATAAGGCCAG GAATGGCAGTCGTCCGTTTATTGAAGTTTATCACGGTGAGCAACGAATACTAACCACTGTCCAAGAAATCGAAAAAATGAG GGAGTATACCCTGGCTGACGGAAAAATCTCGTTTCCCGTCAACCTTACTCTACAAGGTGATGTGAGTGTTGTTGTTTATCACGCCCGGTCAACTCTCGGGGGCAAAGTTCAGGGAAAAGTTACCTCCATGCGAGTGTTTTTACTTCAGTTCCACACTGGCTTCATCAAACCGTCAGCGCAAAAGCTCAAATACTCGCG GGATGAAGTAGACATTGCCAAGGAAGATGAAGGAAAGTTTACCGGAAATTTTAGTGTTACTCTCGACATCAGCGTTGATGCTGAAGAAGTCAACAGTGTGACCCATACTTGGGACACACTCAAAGTCGATAAGCTCTTTCCTCAACTTTGTTTCTCTACCAATGAAGAATACTTGGAATGTCAGGAAGAATTTG TCAATGCAGACGATCGCGAATCAAACATGGTGTTTAATTCGAAATCCAATGAAGTAGAAGAGGAAGATAACGGTGAAATTCTCCATGGAGTTGAATCTGACAGCTCGGATAGTGCATCCTCTAACAAGCCCAATGCTGACTTCTTTGCGACGATTGACTGGCAAGAAAAAGCGAGCAAATCTGTGAGAAACGGTTCTTTGGATAGTAGcgacgatgatgacgatttTGAGAACCTGCGCTATGGCGAGCCCGCAGCCGCTGACAAGTCAGCATCACAGGCGCACGATTTCTTTTCCGAGAGGCAAGGCGAGGGGACTGGGGAGACAGGTGGTGTGGACTTGTTTGACATGAAGTTGTCTGGGGATGATGGATTCAGTGAAAATTTCTTTACTTTGGAGGACACTGATTCCGACGGGGACGAACCGGTCATAAGCAGACAGAGCAATAATGTTGATTTGCTTAACTTAGGAAGTAATTTCCCTGCGAGTTCGAATCAGGAAGCAGGCGGGAGTTCGCAAAATGACTCCTATGTACGAATGGTGGATGATATGGGAGTCGATTTGCTCAATCTGTCTCCAG GAGGAACCAAAGACAGTCAAAACGTCGACTTGTTTAGCGGCACGGAGAATGCTCACCTCAAGACAATGAAGCGGAACAAAAGCGCGGACGATGTATTGAGTCCTGGAGTTCTTTATGGCGAAGAAGAGTTATTCAATCCGTTGGGAACCCACAGCGCAAGCTCAAGCCGAGAGAATATGTCATCGTTTGCTGCTCATAGCAGCGAGTCCGCTACGTTCGATCCTTTTAACACGACAAGGGCGAAGTCTTCAGGGAATACCGATGACCTCTTTGCGAGCGATTCTCAAAAGACTAACTCTCCAGATTTATTCGACCCGTTTAGTTCGAAAAGTTCAGTCAAGAAACCTACGGATGAGTTTGACCTGTTTGGGTTGAAAAAAGGCGGAAGCAAATCGAGTTCTTCCGATCCGGCTTCGTCACCGCTCGGCAACGGTAGCGCCGAGTCTTTCGGTGTCTTTGGAGGCGGTGAAAGTACAACAAACTCTGAAATGTTTGATCCGTTCGGTTCTAAACCGTCGCAGACTAGTAGGAGCACCCAAAATTTCCAACCTTTTGCTTCTAACAGCTTTGCGGATCGTTTGGGGGGAAAACCAGGCGCCGCGAGTGAGGACCTCTTTGGAATGACAACTACGGCTAAATCCTCAAACAGCATAGGAGAAGAACAACCGAAGGATAAGGAGGACTTGTTTGGGGACTGGGGAGATACCACAGCAATACCACTTCAACCGAACAGGGCGTCTTCTCCAAATCTGTCTCGAAAAGCAAACGGTGCTGTCCCCCAGAGCAAATCAACGCCATCTGACCCTTTCGCAGACTTTGGAAACTTGAAGTCGAATTTGCCACAATCCACGTCGACGGCGCCAAAAATTCAAACACCAAATATTGTGCCAACGAAGAAGCCCGGGCCTCAGTCTAGTGCCAATACTTCTTGGTCGCGGTCGGCCCAACAGCCTGCGATCAATCCTTCGTCACCAAAGGCTCAAAGGAAACCTAATTACACGCCTACTTATTCGACTTCGAGTTCATCTAGTGTTTTCGGAAGCTATGGACAAAAATGGAACG CACCAAAACCTGTTGGCAAACACGAGTTTAGTGACATTCTGAACGCACAAGGTTTCAAATCGGCGACTGGACAAGATACAGGCCCCCAAACATTGAAATcactgaagaaagaaaagaataaatCAGATGATCCAATCAAGGCAAAG GTGGAAGAGTGGGCAgagggaaaaaaaggaaacatccGTGCGTTGCTGTGTTCTTTACACAAGGTCTTATGGGAAGGCGAGGAAAAGTGGGAACCTTGTGGTATGCATAATCTTGTACAGCCCAACCAG GTCAAGAAATGGTACAGAAAAGCCGTTCTCTCAGTACATCCTGACAAG CTCACCGGTCGCTCTGAGGAGGCATTAGCACGAGCTATCTTCATGGAATTAAACGATGCCTGGGCGATATTCGAGGAAGAAGGTTCCAAACCGCTGTACTAG